The Hoplias malabaricus isolate fHopMal1 unplaced genomic scaffold, fHopMal1.hap1 H_3, whole genome shotgun sequence genome includes a window with the following:
- the LOC136686055 gene encoding retinoic acid-induced protein 3-like — protein MEFMKKRYIYSHMDLQNKTHFFLLIIIIIILALSGGTLGQNSTGSNSTGSVPFGCGSGLSPEYYYLCDLHSVWGIVVQALTVLGFLISLALLLGVLLWCVCVCGLSRCGTRSKLVHGSACVSTALFLLAVAGIFALPYAFIVGLTTRTCPVRVFLFGVLFSLAFACLLARTLVVLGWRMCEGWAEPCVAIALALVQVVIAVEWLLVVLVRDGLPCSYSQEEFVMLQIYVMVLLAIAMVMSLCLLSRGTMYSSQLAQYYGRLQGALPCLTLLLSAAIWVVWITLLTWGNRKIGRRPVWDDPVISIALTANGWVLLLGHGLNQVRFVFCGQRVLKNQTPDFTGWTSSMGDMPGLHNHKDGTDNLGYQHDRKDKKGKGKGKGEEPVLRSPYDTSFSMTEIDPDKDYTIPRPQTTNMKQPYDDYYGRRLS, from the exons ATGGAGTTTATGAAGAAAAGATACATCTACAGCCACATGGATTTACAGAATAAAACCCACTtcttcctcctcatcatcatcatcatcatcctcgcGCTCTCTGGAGGCACTTTAGGACAGAACAGCACGGGAAGTAACTCCACAGGCTCAGTACCTTTCGGCTGTGGTAGTGGCCTGAGTCCAGAATACTACTACCTCTGTGACCTACACTCAGTGTGGGGCATTGTGGTGCAGGCGTTGACTGTCCTGGGCTTCCTGATCAGTCTGGCACTACTTCTGGGCGTCCTCCTCtggtgtgtttgcgtgtgcgGTCTCTCCAGATGCGGTACGAGGTCAAAGCTCGTACATGGTTCCGCATGTGTGTCCACTGCTCTGTTCCTGTTGGCTGTAGCTGGAATCTTCGCATTACCATACGCCTTTATTGTGGGTCTGACCACACGGACATGTCCGGTGCGTGTGTTCCTGTTCGGGGTGCTGTTCAGCCTGGCCTTTGCGTGTTTGCTGGCGCGGACGCTGGTGGTGCTGGGCTGGAGGATGTGTGAGGGCTGGGCGGAGCCATGTGTAGCGATTGCCTTGGCACTGGTGCAGGTTGTTATAGCAGTGGAGTGGCTGCTGGTGGTGCTGGTGCGAGACGGACTCCCGTGCAGTTACTCCCAGGAGGAGTTTGTCATGCTGCAGATCTACGTGATGGTCCTTCTCGCTATTGCCATGGTGATGTCCTTGTGTCTCCTGTCCCGTGGCACAATGTACAG CTCACAGTTGGCGCAGTACTACGGGAGGCTGCAGGGGGCACTACCGTGTCTCACTCTTCTGCTCAGTGCTGCCATCTGGGTGGTGTGGATAACCCTGCTGACTTGGGGGAACCGAAAAATTGGTCGACGACCAGTCTGGGATGACCCCGTCATTAGCATAGCGCTAACTGCTAATGGCTGGGTCTTGCTGCTGGGGCATGGTCTCAATCAGGTCAGGTTTGTGTTTTGTGGACAGCGAGTTTTGAAAAATCAGACTCCAGATTTCACCGGATGGACGAGCTCAATGGGTGACATGCCCGGTCTTCACAATCACAAAGATGGAACAGACAACCTGGGATATCAACACGACAGGAAAGATAAGAAAG GGAAAGGAAAAGGGAAAGGGGAGGAGCCTGTATTGAGGTCCCCATATGACACCAGCTTTTCAATGACA gAAATTGACCCTGATAAGGACTACACCATTCCACGCCCTCAGACTACCAACATGAAGCAGCCTTATGACGACTACTACGGACGCAGACTGTCTTAA